The Pelodiscus sinensis isolate JC-2024 unplaced genomic scaffold, ASM4963464v1 ctg87, whole genome shotgun sequence sequence cctggctcccagcttcccctgccacccgctctaaccactagcccccacaccCGCCCCGGGAGCCTGCGTTGTGCAATTCAGACTTTCAGAAGTTAACGCACTAAACGCCCGATCCGGGCTGTGTAcagaccctgcccagccctgccggtgcccctcactcccgccccacagcccctgccccccggccctgccggtgcccctcactcctgccccccagcccctgcccccgagccctgccggtgcccctcactcccgccccacagcccctgccccccggccctgccggtgcccctcactcctgccccccagcccctgccggtgcccctcactcccaccccacagcctctgccccccagccctgccggtgcccctcactcctgctccccatccccagcccctgcccccgagccctgccggtgcccctcactcccgccccgcagcccctgcccccgagccctgccagtgcccctcactcccgccccccagcccctgcccccgagccctgccggtgcccctcactcccgccccccagcccctgcccccgagccctgccggtgcccctcactcccgccccacagcccctgccccccagccctgccagtgcccctcactcccaccctgcagcccctgcccccagccctaccagtgcccctcactcctgccccacagcccctgcccccccagccctgggatcTCTATCCCCAAACCCtctcccacagcgccccctggtgccccgACTTTTTTTCTCTCAAAGCCAGAGAGAGTTGAAAGAAACACTGGGTTGCAGGGACGGATTTGCGGGGTCGAGAAGAGCCATGGAGACCGGGATTCAGGGGGGCTTCCaacgctgcccagccccccagccgccccgccccccagctcggTTTGTTTCTGCAGGTGGTGCACCTCTGCACTTGGAACAAAAATATTCCGCACGTGGCTGGGAAAGATCAGAGGGAACGGGGGTGCTGATCGTGCACCGGGCGCTCCCCCCGCCTCGcaccccttccgcccccccacgCTGACCGGATTTACAACCCGGGGAGCAGCACGGATGACCCAAACGCGGATGTCTCCGCCGGcccaggagccagctggctggaTCCCAAGGGGTATCCGTGCCGCGTGGAGACCTCCCAGCTCCCGTGCAAGGCCCTTTGCTGGGAGCGGAACTTGAAAAAGTTTCCCGCCCGCCCCAGCTAGGTCTGGGGCCTGCCAGCGCATGAGGAAAATCAaagaggaaggggctgggagcgGCGAGAAAAAGCCACCGAGAACTCGACGCTTCCCTTAGACTGGTCGGAGACGTCGGTGTAAGTGACTCCCCCCGGCGGGGGGAACCTGGAGCGGGAGAACCCTTTCCTCTCGCGGAGGGGCAGCCGTTCCCGACCTAGACCAGCAGCTTTGCTCAAACAcaccccagggctggctggagagggATCGGGGTGAGGTTACCTACCCGAGAGCGTCAGATCGTTCACTCAACCGGCCTTTCAAAATAATGAATCGCTGGGCAACGGGAGAAGGGGCAGCCAAGCGCGCGGAGCCGGGGCAAGACTCATTCAGCGTTACTCTTCAACCAGCCTGGGGACTTTGTGCCCAGAGATTTGGtagacagacacctggcaaccctggggaCATTAGGTATCTTTAACCGGGAAAACCGCACAAATACCAGCCGACTGGTGCCATAGAATCGCAgaccactaggactggaagggacctcgtgaagtcactgagtccaatcccctgccctcatggcaggaccaagtactgtctagaccatccctgagagacatttctctaacctgctcttaaatatctccacagatggggattccacaacctccctgggcaatttattcccgtgtttaaccaccctgacagttaggaactttttcctaatgtccaacctaaacctcccttgctgcagtttaagcccattgcttcttgttctatcctcagaggccacaatgaacacgttttctccctcctccttacgacacccttttagatgcctgaaaacggctctcacgtcccctctgtcttctcttttctaaactaaacaaacccaattccttcagccttccttcttaggtcatgttctccagacttttcatccttcttgaaatgccttttccaaaactggacacaatcctccagctgaggcctaaccagcacagagtagagcgcaagaatgactcctcgtgtcttgctcaccacatgcagcccagaatcacgttggctttttttgcaacagcgtcacactgctgactcgtattcagcttgtgagctactataacccctagatcgcTTTGTGCcggactccttcccagacagtcgctccCATTCTGtgtgcgtgaaactgattgttccttcctacgttcCACTTCTTGGCATTGCGAATGCAGGGTGGGGTTGGTCTTCCAAGAAGACGCACATCCAGAAATAGACCGGCTGGATGGAGGAGTGAATGGGTAGGAGCTTGCGTTGGGTGGGACCTGGAGGTAGCTCAGAGCCGAAGGGTCCGTCAGCAAATGTTTGCGAGGGAGATCATGTTCCCCGAGGGGCGTTGGAGACCTTCTAAAATGTTCTgtccccctcccaaaaaacccagagggagagagagagagggagagagtcaGACTCCAGAACGTGGAGGTTCTGGCGAAACTCTGGGACCATGGAGCAGTGGTCAAGAAGAGAGACTCATCCCAAAGCAGGAGACTCAGCCCCACTGAATCCAAGTCTCCCCCTCCCACGTTAGCACCGGGAAGCTGGAATATGAAACTTGGGTCCCCACGCCTCAACCACGTTTTCTTCCCAGGGAGGggatggactttttttttttttttttaaggccagaaatcACATCGTGGACCTTGTGCAAAAGTTCTATCAAGTCAACGTGTCTGGTGGGAACGGCTCCACCTTTTCCTACCCAACCAATGACCCTCCAGCTCTGCCTCTCTGGCCACCCCAGACTGGTTTCCCACGGTCCCAACCCCCTGGACAATGCTGGCCCCATAACGCGGAGCGACGTCGCCTCCTGGTACACCCCTGCCTGAGGTCGTCGGCTGCCCCGTGTCTGATGCTTTGACTGTAAGTGTTAGGGGGTAGAGTCCACCTCTCCGTTGTGCGCCTCGCTCTGCTTCATCCCCAAAGCCCTCCTCCGTATTGGTGTGCCCTTAAGAAGTCTCCGGATCAGGACCGTTCTTGGGGCTCTTCTCAGAGCCGCGAGGTCTCCGGGCTACTGAGCAAACCCACCAAGAAGATTCCTTCCAGACCAGGAAGCTACGTAAACTTTTTATTAATCCATTCACTGTACATACAAcgtattaaccccccccccccgcgcccgcctGCCTGGACATCTGGAGCGAAGCGACGCTTTGTGAACAGACACCCTGGGGAGTCGGTTCCGTCACGGAGATACGAGAATGGTTACAATGGACACGCCAGAAAGGACGGGACGGGTGTACATCTCCAGAGCCAATGTGTATCCTTCCCCGGCGTCGGCATCGTGCTGGCAGGACTCAGAAGGGCGTAGAAGCCACCAGAGTCTAGGACAATGGCCAAAGACCATCTGGTCTCCTCTGGAGGTTCGGAAGTGCTGGTCCCAGTGGGAACAAGTTGTGTGGATCTCCTGGGAGCTTTGGGAAGGTTCATCCCCTGCTCCCGAAAGGCCTAAAGGACCCAGTTATCCACCGGCTTCTAGCAGGTCTTGAGATGTCAAAGACGACCCTAAACCAACCCCCCGTCTAGGGGAATAGGGGGCAGAAACTGCCGATGGTTCTCGGCGTGGGGGACTTGGcttcaggggagcagagggtgagCGAGAGAGATTTGGAGATACAGCTGCTTCCATCTCAATCGTAGGGCTACGGGGGCTAGTGTGGAAGAGCGGAGGATGCTCTCCTGCCCACGGGATGATGGGAGTATCCAGACCTGCTTTCCTGAGGGAAGGCTCCGGAGAGAAGCCCCCTTCCACCGTGGTGTCTAAAATAACAAGCGTCTGCTTTAGCTCAGGGCCGGTCATCACGTCACCCCTTCACGACACAGGCCAGAGGAGGAGATGGCATTCTCGGGGGTCTTGAGACCCTTCGGAAGGAAGGGGGCAGATTCAGGGGATGCTGAGGTACCTTCCATCCTGCCTGTAGTAGCCGGCTTTCCCTAGTTCCCCTTCCCAGGCTGTGGTGGACTCAAGAGACAACCCAGAACAGAGGATACGGGAGGGGTGAGGAGGCAGCTGCTTGTGGGCTagagaaagctggggagagaCAATACGAGCTtggagctgctggaggagaagtTGTCAATACAGGAGAGGGGCTTGAAGAGGCGGTAAATGCCTGAGGGAAGAGGTGGAAAATGTTTGCTATAGATGAGGCCTGGTGGGAGAGAGCTGGAAAAGGCGACTTGACGGGGTGGAGTGGAGCCGGCTAATGGCGAGTGTGTTGAGGAGGAACGTGAGGCAGGCGTGGAGCTGGGCGGGAAAAGCACTTAGCTGGGAGGACCCGGAGGTTAGGACAGGGAAGAGGAGAGCCGCCCGGGCGTTATTTCAACAGCCACAACCCCAGCACGGCTCCCAGCCCAGAGAGCAGCGGTAGCCCAGAGGGTGGGGATCCCGCAGCATTACACAGGTTCGTCTCACAGCAGGTCCGATTGTAGCTGACGTCAAAGACATCGTCCTTCACCTCTGTCACGTTGCAGGACTTGGTGCGTTTGTTGCAGCCATATTTGGAGAACAGCGGGACTTTACCTGCAGAAGAAAAGGAGGCAGCTGTGAGCAGGGGTCCGGCCCCTAGCTTGAGGCAGGTGGGACAGGGTGTTCCAGAGGCTTTCTGAAAACGTGCTTATGAACGCGAGAAAACTGGAATGTGCTTCGTGCCGAAATACCTCCAGGGAAACGTTATAATCTACCGAGTATGATGTTCCCACTTGTGTGCATGTCTGAGCTTTGTCGAGCCCGTGGCAACCATGGAGTCtaaacggctgtgtctacactggccggttattctggaaaatcagccgcttttccggaataacttgccagctgtctacactggccgcttgaatttccagaaaagcactgatgagctcatgtaaaatcatcagagcttttgcggaaaaactatgcagctcccattcgggcaaaagtctttttccggaaaactgttccggaaaagggccagtgtagacagtagagatttcttttccgcaaaaaagtgcttttccagaaaagcgtcctgccaatctagacgcgcttttccgaaaatgcttttaacggaaaacttttccgttaaaagcatttccggaaaatcatgccaatctagacgcagccctggagtcTAAACCAGTGTGACGACTGTAGCCATGCAAGGTCAGGACCATGGACGGCACCTCAGGGCCACAGCAAAGAGACAGCGGAGCTGGGCAGGCGTGTGGGTCAGCCCATGAAGAACGGAGTCAGGGGTCT is a genomic window containing:
- the LY6G6C gene encoding lymphocyte antigen 6 complex locus protein G6c — its product is MHHVVFLGLTLLLLCSQAAGLMCRVCKFQVGVLCFHPKDPCEADFGQSCETTKAYIGKVPLFSKYGCNKRTKSCNVTEVKDDVFDVSYNRTCCETNLCNAAGSPPSGLPLLSGLGAVLGLWLLK